A part of Carassius carassius chromosome 4, fCarCar2.1, whole genome shotgun sequence genomic DNA contains:
- the LOC132139556 gene encoding U2 snRNP-associated SURP motif-containing protein-like, whose translation MADKKGKSVGVKRTLTKKEQEEMKKKEQEKAAEVFEEFVASFDTNEKSGVKTFVRGGIVNATKEEEAAEVKKSKLYRPASKFTSPPQNASPVQPAEVKKTVIKKKVEEKKKKSNLELFKEELKQIQEEREERYKRKKGDSGGVHPDPDVPLTRRSIFDDDPAVPNTTNLYIGCINPKMTEEMLCKEFGKYGPLASVKIMWPRTEEERTRVTNRGFVAFMTRKDAERALAALDGKTVMGFEMKLGWGKAVRIPPQPLYTPIGVLKTTAPPPPSGLPFNAQPRDRFRNDFTKPRSRSQEDIYKTLSEAVVTVVIPPERNLLGLIHRMIEFVVREGPMFEAIIMSREKDNPDFRFLFDNKSQEHVYYRWKLYSILQGENPNKWRTSPFRMFRGGSLWKPPLLNPYLHGDEEPEESSFPSQEEEPKKGHLKAEHRERLEALLRGLTPCRDEIGDAMLFCLERAEAAEEVVSCITESLSIAHTPLQKKIARLYLISDILYNSCAKVANASYYRKFFETKLPQIFGDISEAYRNIQARLQAEQFKQRVMGCFRAWEDWAVYPDSFLIQLQNIFLGLIKPGEEVIDREEPKSPDLDGVPLDGIPLERGEIDGTPLDDLDGSPLTWDPSSIDGVPVDDIDGVPLGNSIDDIDGVPFDEGSDKTLPTIALSKWEKVDDSESSAKNDSDTEVNSSGLKVNDGDSDASSEEADSPSRYEGAEFKSSLRNFELSESKRTRLRELEVKVMNFQDELESGKRPMKSSMTLQQQVQHYRNRLLQKEFDKDDQEKKDKYSQKQKDRSKKDERRDKGEDRSKTRDKEKSRKSEDREKSRGRSRDKEERRERTRSRSPRKSKRSKSPSPQHKSWRSSSRSPHRSHKKTKKSKH comes from the exons ATGGCAGACAAAAAAGGGAAATCTGTGGGGGTGAAGAGGACACTAACAAAAAAAGAGCAAGAGGAAATGAAGAAAAAG GAGCAGGAGAAAGCCGCTGAAGTCTTTGAGGAATTTGTAGCTTCTTTTGACACTAATGAAAAAAGTGGAGTGAAGACATTTGTACGAGGAGGCATTGTAAATGCAACTAAAG AGGAAGAAGCCGCCGAAGTGAAGAAGAGCAAACTCTACAGACCCGCCTCTAAATTCACTTCTCCACCTCAGAATGCCTCGCCTGTTCAACCGGCAGAAGTTAAGAAAACT GTCATTAAAAAGAAAGtggaggagaagaagaagaagagtaaTCTGGAGCTTTTTAAAGAGGAATTAAAACA AATCCAGGAGGAAAGAGAGGAACGATACAAAAGGAAGAAAGGTGACTCTGGAGGAGTACACCCAGATCCGGATGTACCCCTGACACGACGATCAA TATTTGATGATGATCCTGCAGTGCCAAACACAACAAACCTGTACATCGGCTGCATCAACCCCAAG ATGACAGAGGAGATGCTGTGTAAGGAGTTTGGGAAATACGGCCCTCTGGCCAGTGTGAAGATCATGTGGCCACGCACTGAAGAAGAGAGAACAAGAGTCACCAACCGCGGTTTTGTTGCTTTTATGACGCGGAAAGATGCAGAGCGTGCTCTGGCTGCGCTGGATG GTAAAACAGTAATGGGTTTTGAGATGAAGCTAGGTTGGGGGAAGGCAGTACGTATTCCTCCGCAACCTCTGTACACCCCCATCGGGGTTCTGAAGACCACTGCCCCCCCTCCACCTTCTGGACTGCCATTCAACGCCCAACCCAGAGACCGCTTCAGAAATGACTTCACCAAACCGCGCAGCCGCTCACAGGAAGACATTTACAAG ACTCTGTCCGAGGCCGTAGTGACAGTGGTAATCCCCCCAGAAAG GAACCTGCTGGGCTTGATACACAGAATGATTGAGTTTGTGGTGAGAGAGGGTCCCATGTTTGAGGCCATCATCATGAGCCGGGAAAAGGACAACCCGGACTTCAG GTTTTTGTTTGATAATAAGAGTCAGGAGCATGTGTACTACAGATGGAAACTCTACTCCATTCTACAG GGAGAGAACCCAAATAAATGGAGGACGTCACCTTTCAGAATGTTTAGGGGCGGCTCTCTGTGGAAGCCACCTCTCCTTAACCCGTATCTCCATGGTGATGAGGAACCAGAAGAGAGCTCCTTCCCTTCTCAAGAGGAAGAGCCAAAGAAAGGGCACCTGAAGGCAGA GCACAGAGAGAGGCTGGAGGCCTTGCTGAGAGGGCTGACTCCTTGCAGGGATGAGATTGGTGATGCAATGCTATTCTGCCTGGAGAGAGCAGAGGCTGCTGAGGAGGTCGTCTCCTGCATCACTGAATCTCTGTCTATAGCACACACACCACTGCAGAAGAAG ATTGCCAGACTTTACCTGATATCCGACATCCTCTACAACTCCTGCGCCAAAGTGGCCAATGCGTCTTATTACCGCAAATT TTTTGAAACAAAGCTGCCGCAGATATTTGGAGACATTAGTGAAGCGTATCGGAACATCCAAGCCCGACTCCAGGCAGAGCAGTTTAAG CAAAGAGTCATGGGATGTTTTCGTGCGTGGGAAGACTGGGCAGTTTATCCAGACTCCTTCCTGATCCAACTGCAGAATATATTCCTGGGGCTTATTAAACCTGGAGAGGAAGTCATTGACAGAGAAGAG CCCAAATCTCCTGATCTGGATGGGGTGCCATTGGATGGCATTCCTCTGGAGAGAGGTGAAATTGACGGTACACCCCTTGATGACCTTGACGGATCACCTTTGACCTGGGATCCATCCTCTATAGATGGTGTACCGGTTGATGACATAGACGGTGTCCCACTAGGAAACTCAATAGATGATATTGATGGTGTGCCAT TTGATGAAGGCTCAGATAAAACTTTACCCACTATTGCACTGTCTAAATGGGAGAAGGTGGATGATTCAGAATCCTCAG CCAAGAATGACTCGGACACTGAGGTGAATTCAAG TGGCCTGAAGGTAAATGATGGTGACTCTGATGCGAGCAGTGAAGAAGCTGACAGCCCCAGCAGGTATGAGGGGGCAGAGTTTAAGAGTTCTCTGAGGAACTTTGAGCTGTCCGAAAGCAAAAGGACACGCCTCCGAGAACTGGAG GTGAAGGTTATGAATTTCCAGGATGAGTTGGAGTCAGGTAAGAGACCGATGAAGTCTAGTATGACTCTACAACAGCAAGTTCAGCACTACAGAAATAGACTGCTACAGAAG GAGTTTGACAAGGACGACCAGGAGAAGAAagataaatattcacaaaaacagAAAGACCGGTCCAAAAAAGATGAGCGGAGAGATAAAGGGGAGGATAGGAGTAAAACAAGGGATAAAGAAAAAAGTAGAAAGAGTGAGGACAGAGAAAAGAGTAGAGGACGGAGTCGAGACaaagaagagaggagagagag AACAAGATCTCGATCACCACGGAAGTCAAAACGCTCTAAATCACCATCACCGCAGCACAAATCCTGGAGGTCATCATCCCGATCACCACATCGCTCGCACAAAAAGACCAAGAAGAGCAAACATTGA